One Pirellulales bacterium genomic window carries:
- a CDS encoding undecaprenyl-diphosphate phosphatase codes for MDLGFTILLGIVQGITEFLPISSDGHLAILNALFRQYSQRTLPDSITMTIALHVGTLASVFVVYWNRIWRLLYEDRRVLALMVVGTVPAVVLGLPLRHYGKEFLESPLAAGCFLPVTGLVLLWSSRFPSGPTLYPNISFKQALVIGLFQATAILPGISRSGTTITAGLMMGLSRESSATFSFLLVIPAIVGAAVLEIAELALGGATVSDSPGTLALGALVSFVVGVAALTLLLRLLNRGRFAQFAWWCIPVGMLAVIWQLSLR; via the coding sequence ATGGACCTCGGATTCACCATCCTGCTGGGGATTGTTCAGGGCATTACCGAGTTTCTGCCCATCAGTTCCGATGGCCACTTGGCCATTCTCAACGCGCTGTTCCGGCAATACAGCCAACGCACGCTGCCCGATTCCATCACGATGACCATCGCTCTCCACGTGGGCACGCTGGCCAGCGTGTTCGTCGTCTACTGGAATCGCATCTGGCGGCTGCTCTACGAGGACCGGCGCGTCCTGGCCTTGATGGTCGTCGGGACCGTCCCGGCCGTCGTGCTGGGGCTGCCGCTGCGGCACTACGGCAAAGAGTTTCTCGAAAGCCCCCTGGCCGCCGGCTGCTTCCTGCCGGTGACGGGCCTGGTGCTGCTGTGGTCGTCGCGTTTTCCGTCGGGTCCGACGCTGTATCCGAACATCTCGTTCAAGCAGGCGCTGGTGATCGGACTGTTTCAAGCCACGGCGATCTTGCCGGGCATTTCGCGCAGCGGCACGACGATTACGGCCGGGCTGATGATGGGCCTCTCGCGTGAATCGTCGGCCACGTTTTCATTCCTGCTGGTGATTCCGGCGATCGTCGGCGCGGCGGTGCTCGAAATCGCCGAACTGGCGTTGGGCGGCGCGACCGTTTCCGACTCGCCCGGCACGCTCGCCTTGGGGGCGCTCGTGTCGTTTGTCGTCGGCGTAGCGGCCCTGACGCTGCTGCTGCGCCTTCTGAACCGCGGGCGCTTCGCCCAATTCGCCTGGTGGTGCATCCCGGTCGGGATGCTCGCAGTCATCTGGCAACTTTCGCTGCGGTAG